The sequence TTTAAACGCTACCTTGAAATAAATATCCATTCCATTACTAATCCCTCCTTGAATTCCTCCAGAAAGATTTGTTTTAGTAGATCCATCTGTGTTGAAAGAATCATTATGGTCACTTCCTTTCATTTTAGCTCCTTCAAACCCACTACCATATTCAAATCCCTTTACTGCATTAATAGAAAGCATAGCTTTACCTAATTCTGCGTGTAATTTATCAAAAACAGGTTCTCCTAATCCAATAGGAACATTTTGAATAACACAACTAACAACACCACCAACAGTGTCTCCTTGTTTTTTTATCTCTTTTATATGGGCTTCCATTTCTAGAGCTAAATCCAAATCAGGACATCGAACAGCGTTATTCTCTATTTGAGATAAATCTAATTCTTGATAGTTTTTATCTAACTCAATAACACCTACAGCAGAAACATAAGCACTTATTTTTATGTTTGGTATTACCTGCTTGGCAATTGCACCAGCTACAACCCTACTTGCAGTTTCCCTAGCAGAACTTCTTCCACCACCTCTATAATCCCTAATTCCATATTTTTTTTCATACACATAATCTGCATGACTTGGTCTATATGTATCTTTTATATGCGAATAATCGTCCGATTTCTGGTTTGTATTTGGGACAATAAAACCGATTGGAGTACCCGTTGTTTTTCCCTGAAAAATACCAGATAAAAACTGAACTTCATCTTCCTCTTTACGCTGTGTAACTATCGAAGATTGTCCTGGTTTTCTCCTTTGCATTTCCTTTCTTATCGCATCAATATCTAATTCTATTCCAGCTGGACAACCATCGATAATACCTCCTAATGCTTCTCCATGAGACTCTCCAAATGTTGAAAGTTTAAATAATGTCCCAAATGTATTTCCTGCCATACTATTTAATTCCTAATTGTTTTACGATTGAGAACTCATATTATTCTCTTTAAATTTACTGGCAAATTTAACTAATAAATACAAACTTTTGCTGACTATTGGTTAACATTTCAAATGAAATAAGTTAAAAAGTATTAGTTACCTATAAAACTGATTACTATTATATTATGAAAATAATTGTTATATTAGTCAAATATTTATTTATTTTATGAAAAAAATACTATTTTTAATACTTAGCTCGTTATTTTTCTCATGTTCTAGTGATGAAACAGTAGAAGATAATAATTATCCTCTATTTGAAATACCTTTAGTCGATGGAAACTATTGGACTTACGATATAGAAACAGAAACAAACACATCTAGAGATTCTTTATATGTAGCTAATGATACACTGATAAACAGCATTCTACATAAAAAAATGAAGGTAAAAAACAATATAGCTACAGGTTTTTATTCAAATTCATTAAAAAACAATGGATTAAGAGTTTCTGGAAACAAATTATTATTATCTGGAGATTTATCGTTGAGTGCAGGCCAAACTTTACCTTTCAGTTTGGATTTAGAACTTTTTGAATTTATTGTATTTAATGCTGATGTAAATTCTGGAGAAACACTTTCAACAAAATCTGGAACTATACAAGAAACTGTTAATGGTTATCCTTTAACTATTAACTATACATTAAAATCTGTTTCTGGAAATACATTTGAAAACTATACTGCTCCAAATAATGATACTTACAG is a genomic window of Flavobacterium jumunjinense containing:
- the aroC gene encoding chorismate synthase — encoded protein: MAGNTFGTLFKLSTFGESHGEALGGIIDGCPAGIELDIDAIRKEMQRRKPGQSSIVTQRKEEDEVQFLSGIFQGKTTGTPIGFIVPNTNQKSDDYSHIKDTYRPSHADYVYEKKYGIRDYRGGGRSSARETASRVVAGAIAKQVIPNIKISAYVSAVGVIELDKNYQELDLSQIENNAVRCPDLDLALEMEAHIKEIKKQGDTVGGVVSCVIQNVPIGLGEPVFDKLHAELGKAMLSINAVKGFEYGSGFEGAKMKGSDHNDSFNTDGSTKTNLSGGIQGGISNGMDIYFKVAFKPVATLLQKQEVLDNKGNIIEQQGKGRHDPCVVPRAVPIVEAMAAIVLADFYLFSKTYL